The following proteins are encoded in a genomic region of Rhizobium sp. CCGE531:
- a CDS encoding sugar ABC transporter substrate-binding protein, with the protein MRNWKAGLAAGMMALLAGTSVFAADLPGKFSGVTIDAKLIGGQQYEPLYARIAEWEKETGAKVNILSKKNHFELDKEIKSDMASGSISWCVGSNHSSFAPQYPDLYTDLSKLLPKEEIGQFVDSTVQASTIDGRLIMLPRAQFDVSALYYQKSLYKDDAKKTAFKAKYGYDLAPPKTWKEVSDQAIFFANPPNFFGTQFPGKEEAINGRFYEMLVAEGGEYLGKDGKPAFNSEAGVRALDWFVNMYKAKAVPVGTTNYLWDDLGAGFASGSVALDLDWPGWATYFNDPKSSKVAGNVGVVVQPVGSSGKHTGWSGHHGFSVTESCAHKDAAASLVWFLTNDDSQKLEAANGTLPTRKAVWDWDIQQAASDPYKKEVLSTFQEAMKYAFPVPRTPQWIEISNVVYPELQAAILGDKSSKEALDAAAQKATDVLKDAGAL; encoded by the coding sequence ATGAGGAATTGGAAGGCCGGTCTCGCTGCCGGCATGATGGCATTGCTTGCGGGTACCTCGGTCTTCGCCGCCGATCTGCCGGGCAAATTTTCGGGCGTGACGATCGATGCCAAGCTCATCGGCGGTCAGCAATATGAGCCGCTTTATGCGCGCATCGCCGAGTGGGAGAAGGAGACGGGCGCCAAGGTCAACATTCTCTCCAAGAAGAACCACTTCGAGCTCGACAAGGAAATCAAGTCCGATATGGCATCGGGCAGCATCTCCTGGTGCGTCGGCTCGAACCATTCGTCCTTCGCGCCGCAGTATCCCGACCTTTACACCGATCTCTCGAAGCTTCTGCCCAAGGAAGAAATCGGCCAGTTCGTCGATTCGACCGTTCAGGCCTCGACCATCGACGGCCGCCTGATCATGCTGCCGCGCGCCCAGTTCGACGTCTCGGCGCTCTACTATCAGAAGAGCCTCTATAAGGACGACGCCAAGAAGACGGCCTTCAAGGCGAAGTACGGCTATGATCTGGCGCCACCGAAGACCTGGAAGGAAGTGTCCGACCAGGCGATCTTCTTTGCCAATCCGCCGAACTTCTTCGGCACGCAGTTTCCCGGCAAGGAAGAGGCCATCAACGGCCGCTTCTACGAGATGCTGGTCGCGGAAGGCGGCGAATATCTCGGCAAGGACGGCAAGCCTGCCTTCAACTCCGAAGCCGGCGTGCGTGCGCTCGACTGGTTCGTCAACATGTACAAGGCGAAAGCCGTTCCGGTCGGTACGACCAACTATCTGTGGGACGATCTCGGCGCCGGTTTTGCGTCCGGTTCGGTCGCGCTCGATCTCGACTGGCCGGGCTGGGCGACCTATTTCAACGACCCGAAGTCGTCGAAAGTCGCGGGCAATGTCGGCGTCGTCGTGCAGCCCGTCGGCTCGTCGGGCAAGCACACCGGCTGGTCCGGCCATCACGGCTTCTCGGTGACAGAATCCTGCGCTCACAAGGATGCCGCCGCTTCGCTCGTCTGGTTCCTGACCAACGACGATTCGCAGAAGCTCGAAGCCGCCAACGGCACGCTGCCGACCCGCAAGGCTGTCTGGGACTGGGATATCCAGCAGGCCGCTTCCGATCCTTACAAGAAGGAAGTGCTGAGCACCTTCCAGGAAGCCATGAAATATGCCTTCCCGGTTCCGCGCACGCCGCAATGGATCGAAATTTCCAACGTCGTCTATCCCGAGCTTCAGGCCGCCATCCTCGGCGACAAGAGCTCCAAGGAAGCGCTCGATGCTGCTGCACAGAAGGCAACCGATGTCCTGAAGGATGCCGGCGCGCTCTGA
- a CDS encoding IclR family transcriptional regulator translates to MSVEDDSDRYRAPALDKGLDILELLARIDGGLTQAEIAKALNKSPNEFYRMLDRLVRRGYVQRQDGDRFYLTLKLFGLAHYHAPVRRLVSFATPLMREFSNRAEQACHLAIYDRGSVVVIAQQDSPTYWGISIRVGAQINLYNTGSGHILLAFRDEKQRRMMINEQRRQQDQEAEEPPADLEEKLRAIREKGFETMDSLQTSGVRNISAPVLAMDGNGLAALTCPYIEPVNSKAPSYDQVIEYVREAAKEISETVAGTVDNAEL, encoded by the coding sequence ATGAGTGTAGAAGACGATAGTGATCGCTATCGCGCGCCGGCCTTGGACAAGGGGCTCGATATTCTGGAATTGCTGGCAAGGATCGATGGTGGCCTGACGCAGGCGGAAATCGCCAAGGCGCTCAACAAGAGCCCCAACGAATTCTATCGCATGCTCGATCGCCTTGTGCGGCGTGGCTATGTGCAGCGGCAGGATGGCGATCGCTTCTATCTGACATTGAAGCTCTTCGGCCTGGCGCATTATCATGCGCCGGTGCGCCGCCTCGTTTCCTTCGCAACGCCGCTGATGCGTGAATTCTCCAATCGTGCCGAGCAGGCCTGCCATCTGGCGATCTACGACCGCGGCTCGGTGGTCGTCATCGCCCAGCAGGATTCGCCAACCTATTGGGGCATCTCCATCCGCGTCGGCGCGCAGATCAATCTCTACAATACCGGCTCCGGGCATATTCTCCTGGCGTTCCGGGATGAAAAGCAGCGCCGGATGATGATCAACGAGCAGAGGCGCCAGCAGGATCAGGAGGCCGAAGAACCGCCTGCGGATCTGGAGGAGAAGCTGCGGGCAATCCGCGAAAAGGGCTTCGAAACCATGGACAGCCTGCAGACGAGTGGCGTGCGCAATATATCGGCGCCGGTTCTGGCCATGGACGGCAATGGGCTTGCCGCTCTCACCTGCCCCTATATCGAGCCGGTCAACTCCAAGGCGCCGAGTTACGATCAAGTCATCGAATATGTGCGGGAAGCGGCAAAGGAGATCTCCGAAACCGTGGCCGGCACGGTCGACAACGCCGAGCTATAA
- a CDS encoding amidohydrolase, with protein MLFDSHLHIVDRKKLAYPWLAGAGALNRDSLYEDYAREAKRLGITDTLHMEVDVSEEDIERETDYVKGLSREPGSLLRGAIAACRPESADFPAYLERALADPFVKGFRRVLHVVPDNVSEGALFRENLKRLSGTRLTFDLCVLPHQISKAIALIDLNPNVRFILDHCGVPAVKDGLSESWSAGITEVAKRPNVTVKISGVVAYADPDNWSPETLRPFVEHCIASFGWDRVIWGSDWPVCTLGGNLSTWVAATHALMQGVSTDERNGLYQLNAKRLWSL; from the coding sequence ATGCTTTTCGACAGTCATTTGCACATCGTGGATCGGAAAAAGCTCGCTTATCCCTGGCTGGCCGGGGCGGGTGCGCTCAATCGCGACAGCCTCTACGAGGACTATGCGCGCGAGGCCAAGCGCCTCGGGATCACCGATACGCTTCACATGGAAGTCGATGTCTCCGAAGAGGATATCGAGCGGGAAACCGATTACGTCAAAGGTCTGAGCCGTGAGCCCGGCAGCCTGCTGCGCGGCGCCATCGCCGCCTGCCGCCCCGAAAGCGCTGACTTTCCCGCCTATCTCGAACGCGCGCTCGCCGATCCTTTCGTCAAAGGTTTCCGCCGTGTGCTGCATGTGGTGCCTGATAATGTCTCCGAGGGCGCCCTCTTCCGCGAGAACCTGAAGCGGCTCAGCGGCACGCGGCTCACCTTCGATCTTTGCGTGCTGCCGCATCAGATTTCGAAGGCGATCGCGCTGATCGACCTCAACCCGAACGTCCGGTTCATACTCGACCATTGCGGCGTGCCCGCGGTGAAGGATGGATTGAGCGAAAGCTGGTCGGCCGGGATTACCGAAGTCGCGAAGCGGCCGAATGTCACCGTGAAGATATCAGGCGTTGTCGCCTATGCCGATCCCGATAATTGGTCGCCGGAAACCCTGCGTCCTTTCGTCGAACATTGCATCGCAAGCTTCGGTTGGGATCGTGTCATCTGGGGCAGCGACTGGCCGGTCTGCACGCTCGGCGGCAACCTCTCCACCTGGGTCGCCGCCACCCACGCGCTGATGCAGGGCGTAAGCACAGACGAACGCAACGGCCTCTACCAGCTCAATGCAAAGCGCCTCTGGTCTCTCTGA
- a CDS encoding MaoC family dehydratase, translated as MTATVGVSSTHPKTMPADHAEIPVWNAENWFYEDFEVGHKIRSLRRTISEGESQQFNALVLDMHPYVSDQIFAETEGLFGKRLVAGAFVFSAGLGLVATNCVNAFSYGYDRLRFIKPTFIGETIYTIRTNLDKQPKYAELGLIRSSYEVFKGEGELVLYCEHIQTVRYKNGRPADAPPLKA; from the coding sequence ATGACCGCCACTGTCGGCGTATCCAGCACCCATCCGAAAACCATGCCGGCCGATCACGCTGAAATTCCCGTCTGGAATGCGGAAAACTGGTTCTACGAGGATTTCGAGGTCGGCCACAAGATCCGCTCGCTGCGCCGCACGATCTCCGAAGGCGAGTCCCAGCAGTTCAACGCGCTGGTGCTCGACATGCATCCTTACGTCAGCGACCAGATCTTCGCCGAAACAGAGGGCCTGTTCGGCAAGCGGCTTGTCGCCGGCGCCTTCGTCTTTTCCGCCGGTCTCGGGCTCGTCGCCACCAACTGCGTCAACGCCTTTTCCTATGGCTACGACAGACTGCGCTTCATCAAGCCCACCTTCATCGGCGAGACGATTTACACCATCCGCACCAACCTGGATAAGCAGCCGAAATATGCCGAGCTTGGCCTGATCCGCTCTTCCTACGAAGTCTTCAAGGGCGAAGGCGAACTGGTGCTCTATTGCGAGCATATCCAAACGGTGCGCTACAAGAACGGCCGGCCGGCGGACGCGCCGCCGCTGAAAGCCTGA
- a CDS encoding CaiB/BaiF CoA-transferase family protein — MDNDHEEGLLSGIIVLDMSQFLAGPMAALRLGDLGARIIKIERPDGGDLCRRLYLSDTEIGGDSTLFHAINRGKESFAVNMKDKDDLQELRALIAKADVVIQNFRPGVIERLGLDYASVAAINPRIVYGSITGYGPDNEWRHLPGQDLLAQARSGAMWLNGEADDGPVPFGLAVADILAGNLLVQAILAGLVRRGVTGRGVHVETSLLEAMVDFQFEVLTTHLNDGGRLPKKSAVRNAHAYLAAPYGVYRCADGWLALAMMPLAKLAPLLDLPALADYTPDDAFLFRDEIKSGIASRLQEKTAQQWLAILELADIWAAEVLDWPKLLQSAAFRQLDMLQTVTRDDGTSVRTTASPIRVNGVRAKNGLAAPTIGGQSDKVRAEFIL, encoded by the coding sequence ATGGACAACGACCACGAAGAAGGCCTGCTATCCGGCATTATCGTGCTGGATATGAGCCAGTTTCTTGCCGGCCCGATGGCCGCTTTGCGGCTCGGCGATCTCGGCGCCCGCATCATCAAGATCGAGCGGCCCGATGGCGGCGATCTCTGCCGCCGGCTCTATCTCAGCGACACCGAGATCGGCGGCGATTCCACGCTGTTTCATGCCATCAACCGCGGCAAGGAGAGCTTTGCCGTCAACATGAAGGACAAAGACGACCTTCAGGAACTGCGTGCGCTGATCGCCAAGGCCGACGTCGTGATCCAGAACTTCCGCCCCGGCGTCATAGAAAGGCTTGGTCTCGACTATGCCTCCGTTGCCGCGATCAATCCCCGCATCGTCTATGGCAGCATCACCGGATACGGCCCCGACAATGAATGGCGCCACTTGCCCGGACAGGATCTGCTGGCCCAGGCGCGCTCCGGCGCCATGTGGCTGAACGGCGAGGCCGATGACGGGCCTGTGCCTTTCGGGCTCGCCGTCGCCGACATACTGGCCGGCAACCTCCTCGTTCAGGCAATCCTTGCCGGCCTCGTGCGGCGCGGCGTGACCGGACGTGGCGTGCATGTGGAAACGAGCCTGCTGGAAGCGATGGTCGATTTCCAGTTCGAAGTGCTGACCACCCATCTGAACGACGGCGGTCGCCTGCCCAAGAAATCCGCCGTGCGCAATGCCCACGCCTATCTCGCTGCCCCCTACGGCGTCTATCGCTGCGCCGATGGCTGGCTGGCGCTGGCGATGATGCCGCTGGCGAAGCTCGCACCACTGCTCGATCTGCCCGCGCTTGCCGACTACACGCCTGATGATGCCTTTCTGTTTCGCGACGAGATCAAGAGCGGGATCGCGAGCCGCCTGCAGGAAAAGACGGCTCAGCAATGGCTCGCCATCCTGGAGCTGGCCGATATCTGGGCGGCGGAAGTGCTGGATTGGCCGAAGCTGCTGCAAAGCGCCGCCTTTCGCCAGCTCGACATGCTGCAGACGGTGACACGTGACGACGGCACCTCCGTGCGCACGACGGCAAGCCCGATCCGGGTCAATGGCGTCCGAGCCAAGAATGGGTTAGCGGCGCCGACGATCGGTGGTCAGTCGGATAAGGTCAGGGCGGAGTTTATTCTGTAA
- the tal gene encoding transaldolase: MTSKLDQLRAMTTVVADTGDIEAVARLKPVDCTTNPTIVLKALGTPMFADAIKEAVSWGKKQGGAPEAVAAAVADRLAISVGAALSGLVPGRVSTEVDADLSFNTEASLAKARAIIASYKERGIERDRILIKLASTWEGIRAAEVLQKEGIDCNLTLLFSKAQAIACADAKAFLISPFVGRILDWYKKSTGKDYTAEEDPGVVSVRDIYHYYKANDIKTIVMGASFRNVGEIEALAGCDRLTISPNLLDELSKDEGKLERKLSPENKGPAGKIAVDEKTFRWMMNEDAMATEKLSEGIRAFAKDLIALRTMVSKELQLAAA; encoded by the coding sequence ATGACTTCCAAGCTTGATCAACTCCGCGCCATGACGACGGTCGTGGCCGATACCGGCGATATCGAGGCAGTCGCTCGCCTGAAGCCGGTGGATTGCACCACCAACCCGACCATCGTGCTGAAGGCGCTCGGCACGCCGATGTTCGCCGATGCGATCAAGGAAGCCGTTTCCTGGGGCAAGAAGCAGGGCGGAGCGCCGGAAGCCGTCGCCGCCGCCGTTGCCGACCGTCTGGCGATTTCCGTCGGTGCCGCGCTCTCCGGCCTCGTCCCGGGCCGTGTTTCGACCGAAGTCGACGCCGATCTGTCCTTCAATACCGAAGCGTCGCTGGCTAAGGCCCGCGCGATCATCGCTTCCTACAAGGAGCGCGGCATCGAGCGCGACCGCATCCTGATCAAGCTTGCTTCCACGTGGGAAGGCATCCGTGCCGCCGAAGTGCTGCAGAAGGAAGGCATCGACTGCAATCTGACGCTGCTCTTCAGCAAGGCCCAGGCCATCGCCTGCGCCGACGCCAAGGCATTCCTGATCTCGCCCTTCGTCGGCCGCATCCTCGACTGGTACAAGAAGTCGACCGGCAAGGACTACACGGCCGAGGAAGATCCGGGCGTCGTCTCGGTTCGCGACATCTACCACTACTACAAGGCCAACGACATCAAGACGATCGTCATGGGCGCCTCCTTCCGCAACGTCGGCGAAATCGAAGCGCTGGCCGGTTGCGACCGCCTGACGATCAGCCCGAACCTGCTCGACGAGCTTTCCAAGGACGAAGGCAAGCTGGAGCGCAAGCTCTCGCCGGAGAACAAGGGCCCCGCCGGCAAGATCGCCGTCGACGAAAAGACGTTCCGCTGGATGATGAACGAAGACGCAATGGCGACCGAAAAGCTCTCCGAAGGCATCCGCGCCTTCGCAAAGGACCTGATCGCACTGCGCACCATGGTCAGCAAGGAACTGCAGCTCGCTGCCGCTTAA
- a CDS encoding sugar-binding transcriptional regulator, with protein sequence MAKLRRGTHTAYSETSSLRLRAAWLYYNQGLTQKDVAEQLGISRTTVIRLLDEAMRRAEVQIWITEGIDDCVELAIKLERIYGLDEAIVVPEPAGGNVSAQAKSVGLALGQFLTEAIPDNYTIGVGWGRTMTASLASFRPPRRDNCKVVSLLGGIVAVHQTNPIDYTWRLASQLGAECYMFLAPLLVDSVETKRNLIEKCGLEAIYRLAENLDLAIVSCGDIGPQSTSLSEGFISKRELEELIEAGCVCDTMFNFLDAEGNSVDHPINKRVMSVDLDTLKKAKHIVISSGGAHRAQAISATIKRIGCNTLITDESAAKALLQMAMAKAA encoded by the coding sequence GTGGCCAAACTGAGACGCGGAACCCATACCGCCTATTCGGAGACCTCGTCCCTGAGGCTTCGCGCCGCATGGCTCTATTACAATCAGGGCCTGACGCAGAAGGACGTTGCCGAACAGCTCGGCATCAGCCGCACCACCGTCATCCGTTTGCTGGACGAGGCGATGCGCCGCGCCGAAGTGCAGATCTGGATCACGGAAGGCATCGATGACTGCGTCGAGCTGGCGATCAAGCTCGAGCGCATCTACGGGCTCGACGAAGCGATCGTGGTTCCCGAGCCTGCCGGCGGCAATGTGAGCGCCCAGGCAAAGAGCGTCGGCCTGGCGCTCGGCCAGTTCCTGACGGAGGCCATTCCCGACAATTATACGATCGGCGTCGGCTGGGGCCGAACGATGACGGCCTCGCTCGCAAGCTTCCGCCCTCCTCGCCGCGACAACTGCAAGGTGGTCTCCCTGCTCGGCGGCATCGTCGCCGTGCACCAGACCAATCCGATCGACTATACGTGGCGCCTGGCGAGCCAGCTCGGCGCGGAATGCTACATGTTCCTGGCGCCGCTTCTTGTCGACTCCGTCGAGACCAAGCGCAACCTCATCGAAAAATGCGGCCTCGAAGCAATCTACAGGCTGGCGGAGAACCTCGACCTCGCCATTGTCAGCTGCGGCGACATCGGCCCGCAATCGACTTCGCTGTCGGAAGGCTTCATTTCGAAGCGCGAGCTGGAAGAGCTGATCGAGGCCGGCTGTGTCTGCGACACGATGTTCAATTTCCTCGACGCCGAGGGCAATTCCGTCGATCACCCTATCAACAAGCGCGTCATGTCCGTCGATCTCGATACGCTGAAAAAGGCAAAGCACATCGTGATCTCCTCCGGCGGCGCCCATCGCGCCCAGGCGATCAGCGCCACCATCAAGCGCATCGGCTGCAACACGCTGATCACGGATGAAAGTGCTGCCAAGGCACTGCTGCAGATGGCTATGGCGAAGGCGGCTTGA
- a CDS encoding bifunctional helix-turn-helix domain-containing protein/methylated-DNA--[protein]-cysteine S-methyltransferase, whose translation MNAIAQLKKDITPEGQDYETVREVIELITEEYRDQPSLEMLAERLGQSPTQLQKTFTRWAGLSPKAFLQAVTLDHAKRLLRKEDLPLLETSFEVGLSGPSRLHDLFVTHEAMSPGEWKARGSGLVMRYAFHISPFGLALIMVTDRGLAGLAFSDSGNEKACLADMTCRWPNAEFIEDPHATAPYAARIFERSNWSSDEPLRVVLIGSDFQLRVWESLLKIPMGRAVTYSDIARDIGQPTAMRAVGAAVGRNPISFVVPCHRALGKNGQLTGYHWGLTRKRAILGWEAGDA comes from the coding sequence ATGAATGCGATTGCACAGCTGAAGAAAGACATCACCCCGGAAGGTCAGGACTACGAGACCGTGCGGGAGGTCATCGAGCTCATCACCGAGGAATATCGCGACCAGCCGTCGCTGGAGATGCTGGCCGAACGGCTCGGCCAGTCGCCGACCCAATTGCAGAAGACGTTCACGCGCTGGGCCGGGCTGTCGCCCAAGGCATTCCTTCAGGCCGTCACGCTGGATCACGCCAAGCGGCTTCTGCGCAAGGAGGATCTGCCGCTCCTGGAGACCTCCTTCGAGGTCGGCTTGTCCGGCCCCAGCCGTCTGCACGATCTTTTCGTCACGCATGAGGCTATGTCTCCGGGCGAATGGAAGGCCAGGGGCAGCGGCCTGGTGATGCGTTATGCGTTTCACATCTCCCCCTTCGGCCTCGCCCTGATCATGGTCACGGATCGCGGCCTTGCCGGCCTCGCCTTCAGCGATTCCGGCAATGAAAAGGCGTGCCTGGCAGACATGACCTGCCGCTGGCCGAATGCTGAGTTCATCGAGGATCCGCATGCGACCGCACCCTATGCGGCCCGCATCTTCGAGCGCTCGAACTGGTCGAGCGACGAGCCGCTGCGGGTCGTGCTGATCGGCTCGGATTTCCAGCTTCGCGTCTGGGAGAGCCTGTTGAAGATCCCGATGGGCCGCGCCGTGACCTATTCCGACATCGCCAGGGATATCGGCCAGCCGACGGCGATGCGAGCCGTCGGCGCGGCCGTCGGCCGCAACCCGATCTCCTTCGTCGTGCCGTGCCATCGCGCGCTCGGCAAGAACGGCCAGCTCACGGGTTATCACTGGGGGCTGACGCGCAAGCGCGCGATATTGGGATGGGAAGCGGGGGATGCTTGA
- a CDS encoding DUF2244 domain-containing protein, whose protein sequence is MTERNADTAADGNRPVFAAELFPHRSLGRKGFRVMLALAGIFCLVYSVLFISRGAWPIGIFFGGDLVLLYGAFWLNYRSGRVREEVTVSRTNVSIRKFSPTGRMVEHDFNPFWTRFLVRRHREIGVVSMHVRDRSHDTDVGSFLNPEDRESFAKAFKRALATVTQRI, encoded by the coding sequence ATGACGGAACGCAACGCCGATACGGCGGCAGACGGCAACAGGCCGGTCTTCGCTGCCGAATTGTTCCCTCATCGCTCGCTGGGGCGAAAGGGGTTTAGGGTCATGCTGGCCTTGGCGGGCATCTTCTGTCTGGTCTACAGCGTCCTGTTCATCAGCCGTGGAGCCTGGCCGATCGGCATCTTCTTCGGCGGCGATCTCGTTCTGCTCTACGGCGCCTTCTGGCTGAATTACCGTTCGGGCCGCGTGCGGGAAGAAGTCACCGTGTCGCGCACCAATGTTTCCATCCGCAAGTTCTCGCCGACCGGGCGGATGGTGGAGCACGATTTCAACCCGTTCTGGACGCGCTTCCTCGTTCGCCGCCATCGCGAGATCGGGGTCGTGTCGATGCACGTCCGCGACAGGAGCCACGACACCGATGTCGGCTCCTTCCTCAATCCGGAGGATCGCGAGAGCTTCGCCAAGGCCTTCAAGCGAGCGCTGGCGACGGTCACGCAGAGAATATGA
- the nth gene encoding endonuclease III, producing MANPKIRSSAQTAKKSNATAGRKPTGKSLYSKADLEEIFRRFSIQRPEPKGELEHVNPFTLVVAVALSAQATDAGVNKATRALFAVADTPRKMLDLGEERIREYIKTIGLYRNKAKNVVALSEKLITDFGGEVPRTREELMTLPGVGRKTANVVLSMAFGQATMAVDTHIFRIANRLLLAPGKTPDEVEQRLMKIIPDQYLYHAHHWLILHGRYCCKARKPECERCVIADLCRSPEKTWDIPAPLVELPAQIIGAEAAG from the coding sequence ATGGCAAATCCCAAGATCAGATCCAGCGCCCAAACCGCGAAAAAGTCAAATGCGACCGCAGGCCGCAAGCCGACCGGAAAGAGCCTCTATTCCAAGGCCGACCTGGAAGAGATCTTCCGCCGCTTCTCCATCCAGCGGCCGGAGCCGAAGGGCGAGCTGGAGCACGTCAATCCCTTCACGCTTGTTGTCGCCGTGGCGCTATCGGCGCAGGCGACCGACGCCGGCGTCAACAAGGCGACGCGCGCCCTCTTCGCCGTCGCCGATACCCCGCGAAAGATGCTCGATCTCGGCGAGGAGCGCATCCGCGAATACATCAAGACGATCGGCCTTTACCGCAACAAGGCGAAGAACGTCGTCGCCCTGTCTGAAAAGCTGATCACGGATTTCGGCGGCGAAGTGCCGCGAACGCGCGAAGAGCTGATGACCTTGCCGGGCGTCGGCCGCAAAACCGCGAACGTCGTGCTGTCCATGGCTTTCGGCCAAGCGACGATGGCCGTCGACACGCACATCTTCCGCATCGCCAACCGGTTGCTGCTGGCGCCGGGCAAGACGCCTGATGAAGTCGAACAGCGGCTGATGAAGATCATCCCCGATCAATATCTCTATCATGCGCATCATTGGCTGATCCTGCACGGGCGCTATTGCTGCAAGGCGCGCAAACCGGAATGCGAACGCTGCGTCATTGCCGACCTCTGTCGCTCGCCGGAAAAGACCTGGGATATCCCCGCCCCTCTGGTCGAACTGCCGGCTCAGATCATCGGCGCGGAAGCGGCAGGCTAG
- a CDS encoding sulfate transporter family protein — protein sequence MIILAARLSLTNLFAPETRKVFWKVLGLTLLALVALWFALRGVFNSFVLPWLQGFMPSTADWTSWLALFLAIFAGIVLALAMALLISPVTALIAGLFLDDVAEVVERRDYPGDAPGTAMPIAAAMKSSVRFLGVVIVGNIVALFLLFIPGVNLVAFFLVNGYLLGREFFEFAAMRFRSPDEARKFRVKHAFTVFLAGLVIAAFLAIPFLNLLTPLFAAGMMVHLHKLISHKETSVRLRQA from the coding sequence ATGATTATCCTTGCCGCACGTCTTTCCCTTACCAATCTCTTTGCGCCGGAGACGCGCAAGGTTTTCTGGAAGGTTCTGGGCCTGACTTTGCTGGCGCTGGTAGCACTCTGGTTTGCGCTGCGCGGCGTGTTCAACTCTTTCGTCCTGCCCTGGCTGCAAGGCTTCATGCCATCGACAGCGGACTGGACGAGCTGGCTTGCGCTCTTCCTTGCCATCTTTGCCGGCATTGTCCTGGCCCTGGCGATGGCGCTGTTGATCTCGCCGGTGACGGCATTGATCGCGGGCCTCTTTCTCGATGATGTCGCCGAGGTGGTGGAACGGCGCGACTATCCGGGCGATGCGCCCGGAACGGCGATGCCGATCGCCGCGGCGATGAAAAGCTCCGTACGGTTTCTCGGCGTCGTCATCGTCGGCAATATCGTGGCGCTGTTTCTGCTGTTCATTCCGGGCGTCAATCTCGTCGCCTTCTTCCTGGTGAACGGCTATCTGCTCGGTCGGGAGTTTTTCGAATTCGCCGCCATGCGCTTTCGCTCGCCGGACGAGGCGCGCAAGTTCCGCGTCAAGCACGCCTTCACAGTCTTCCTCGCCGGCCTGGTGATCGCGGCCTTTCTGGCGATCCCGTTTCTCAACCTGCTGACGCCGCTGTTTGCCGCGGGCATGATGGTGCATCTGCACAAGCTGATCTCGCATAAGGAGACGAGCGTGCGGCTAAGACAGGCCTAG
- a CDS encoding MurR/RpiR family transcriptional regulator, protein MEDLSQKLRQYIKIGTPAERRIAKYFSEHLNELPFETASSVADRLELSPMTVGRFLRSLGYHGLDGIKVHLKENAPTFTSPLPNILEQLQKDASEGRPLATQIAEQVEMLQHIYNLASQPQWREAATTILSAGNVFVAAHPSLAGIGRHFCDRLTFARDQVLFLDGANGSYIELFGERSEDGLFVIIDSPRFVSSRLLARSARRSGCKVLLVTGQFTEWAHEFANITLSLPPQRANSRENLAAIMSLLEYLAVTVIQAAGETAETRIRRIEELQGMFAHAPLR, encoded by the coding sequence TTGGAAGACCTTAGCCAGAAACTTAGACAATATATCAAGATCGGCACGCCAGCCGAGCGAAGAATTGCTAAGTATTTCTCAGAGCATCTGAATGAACTACCGTTCGAAACGGCTTCCTCGGTCGCCGACAGGCTGGAGCTGAGCCCGATGACGGTAGGACGGTTCCTGCGGTCTCTCGGTTATCATGGTCTGGATGGGATCAAGGTGCATCTCAAGGAAAATGCGCCCACGTTTACGTCACCGTTGCCTAACATTCTCGAGCAGCTTCAGAAAGACGCCAGCGAAGGTCGTCCGCTTGCGACCCAGATCGCCGAACAGGTCGAAATGCTGCAGCATATCTACAACCTCGCCAGCCAGCCGCAGTGGCGGGAGGCGGCCACGACCATCCTGTCTGCTGGCAATGTCTTCGTCGCCGCCCATCCCAGCCTCGCGGGAATTGGGCGCCACTTCTGCGACCGCCTGACCTTTGCCCGCGATCAGGTCCTGTTTCTCGACGGAGCCAATGGCAGCTATATCGAACTGTTCGGCGAGCGGTCCGAAGACGGACTGTTTGTCATCATCGATTCGCCGCGCTTCGTTTCGTCTCGCCTGCTGGCCCGCTCCGCGCGCCGGTCCGGATGCAAGGTGCTGCTGGTAACAGGTCAATTTACCGAATGGGCGCATGAATTCGCAAACATCACGCTGTCACTGCCGCCGCAGCGGGCCAATAGCCGCGAAAACCTCGCGGCCATAATGTCGCTGCTAGAATATCTGGCCGTAACCGTCATTCAGGCCGCCGGCGAGACAGCCGAAACCAGAATTCGCCGCATAGAAGAACTTCAGGGCATGTTCGCCCACGCGCCGCTCCGGTAA